The Rhopalosiphum maidis isolate BTI-1 chromosome 1, ASM367621v3, whole genome shotgun sequence genome has a segment encoding these proteins:
- the LOC113549954 gene encoding trypsin-like, translating into MIKIILVLFLLFNVVKLEGNVSNYENKGLIANGQIYDVEKYPFVVILVIKIFLNSIAAKAVCTGSLISQWFVLTAAHCTDNMTISDINIFRGNSHQQIQHIYQHDMFNPLTFRADICLLKLRKPFKNVDRYISVAGHPDDFSHGKSLDCVVIGFGITADIPQPDFIGYMTNASVTYGPTACQLSNRSNIVDTWKEYLCSKPDIHMVCPGDSGGPMICNGFLYGIASHGYNFKKLNKDFECGSSEIQTRHLFVYAYKKWIANITTNTGNPLIPHNNLYFTTIMLVLYIV; encoded by the exons atgattaaaattattctcgttttgtttttattatttaacgtgGTGAAATTGGAAGGAAATGTGTCGAATTATGAAAACAAAGGTCTTATAGCCAATGGACAAATATATGACGTCGAGAAATATCCGTTCGTAgtgattttagtaataaaaatcttcTTAAATTCCATTGCGGCAAAGGCTGTTTGCACGGGCTCGTTAATATCGCAGTGGTTCGTATTGACCGCTGCACATTGTACCGACAACATGACAATATCTGACATAAAT ATATTCCGCGGTAATAGCCATCAACAGATTCAGCACATATATCAACACGATATGTTTAATCCATTAACGTTTAGAGCAGACATATGTTTGTTAAAA CTACGAAAACCGTTCAAGAACGTCGACCGTTATATAAGTGTAGCTGGCCATCCGGACGACTTTTCTCACGGCAAAAGTTTGGATTGTGTAGTTATCGGGTTCGGAATTACTGCAGATATACCGCAACCTGACTTTATAGGATATATGACCAATGCAAGTGTCACGTACGGTCCTACAGCATGTCAATTGTCCAATAG ATCGAATATAGTAGATACATGGAAAGAATATTTGTGTTCAAAACCAGACATCCATATGGTATGTCCTGGGGACAGCGGTGGCCCAATGATTTGTAATGGGTTCCTATATGGAATAGCCAGTCACggatacaatttcaaaaaactaaataaggATTTCGAATGTGGCAGTTCCGAAATTCAAACTAGGCATTTATTCGTATATGCTTACAAAAAATGGATAGctaatattacaacaaataCAGGAAACCCATTAATAccacacaataatttatattttactactattatgttagtattatacattgtg
- the LOC113549297 gene encoding uncharacterized protein LOC113549297, whose amino-acid sequence MTKTTEEAGYDLVQALLKFHDGTHGARERMVHKPGWKMLFMMLKYLNCYPELTSMPYQLTPIILHVPPEYHQIVLKNPMIIRRRHVELLPIKYGYREFWKTHINRSRALPYQYLLWEGGFVLIVFCFYAIGDNVIRVVNITIHFSKKDVKPEPLCYQDKLMLEECYPLDTFNPGFALPKPVSINTNRWTILRELKESSDKKGNELFLLSLSPLMDELSEQILTDTRRKMLELLEEAMSWKRNFDR is encoded by the exons ATGACGAAAACCACTGAAGAAGCCGGATACGATCTCGTCCAA gcTTTACTCAAGTTTCATGATGGCACTCATGGTGCACGTGAACGCATGGTTCATAAACCTGGTTGGAAAATGCTTTTTATGATgctgaaatatttaaactgcTACCCGGAATTAA CTTCAATGCCGTATCAGTTGACTCCGATTATACTGCACGTACCGCCCGAATACCATCAAATTGTCCTGAAAAATCCTATGATCATTAGAAGACGTCATGTAGAATTATTACCTATCAAATATGGCTATCGAGAATTTTGGAAGACTCATATAAACCGTTCGAGGGCATTGCCttatcaatatttactatGGGAAGGCGGTTTCGTGctgattgtattttgtttttacgcaATTg GCGATAATGTCATACGTGTAGTAAATatcacaatacatttttcaaaaaaagacGTAAAACCTGAGCCTTTATGCTATCAAGATAAGCTCATGCTGGAAGAG tgttatcCACTGGATACGTTCAATCCCGGATTTGCGTTACCCAAACCAGTATCAATCAACACAAATAG GTGGACAATTTTGCGAGAGTTAAAAGAATCCAGTGACAAAAAAGGCAATGAACTGTTCTTGCTATCGTTATCGCCTTTAATGGACGAATTATCTGAACAAATTCTAACGGATACAAGACGTAAAATGTTAGAGCTATTGGAAGAAGCTATGAGCTGGAAAAGAAACTTTGATCGTTAA
- the LOC113554519 gene encoding LOW QUALITY PROTEIN: ankyrin repeat domain-containing protein 12 (The sequence of the model RefSeq protein was modified relative to this genomic sequence to represent the inferred CDS: inserted 1 base in 1 codon) produces MSAYKKRYKTTANAANSDKQQHASPRVTLRLTNTGNNQFKSSSARQDEKNKKIAEEQNASMTNDTKTVETEEKPDTPSQSISQSTANVSTSAPAESTSASTSKETESKDGDSVEATDTVNSSLNDXTAKPSKEADNLKRPLVEEDEEVKPKKRKEDSQSSKGKNEASSPKPDSDEDKSGGSGPSNADSPGGGPKVPPLKIVIPTTDADTGTRTNGKNGNRSHHHTALPYVVPSEESPPASNQPNSPKSPQKATSDTIAVEEQKSPQTRVLRSSNRCGSNSSGAPSRGTSPIVPDEQLAQTASPAAVTVDVGSGNPSPSATRSEQTENVSANISGDDKQATTTAAATATTTSESTATAELSGMELHPRRRKLKASRTESETSDTSSAANVTTVETNPSGTTSEPAPVTNCYQMFLNIRKQIDKRRKNLFPVQPKPPSGFKDYLMNRCTYVLAGNSNSRVVNTQTPSPANLHEQLKKLFVEQEKERQRLRVQHIVEKEKLVLSVEQEILRVHGRAARALANQLLPFSVCTILKDDEVYNIMTPEQEEEKDRHARSRYNGRLFLSWLQDVDDKWEKIKESMLLRHHNEAESLHAVQKMDWGWKLKELQLCTYSSEPNIDEEHVPMVLVSDDFDLLPA; encoded by the exons ATGAGCGCGTACAAAAAACGTTACAAGACCACCGCAA atgctGCGAACAGTGATAAACAACAACATGCATCACCTAGAGTAACACTAAGACTTACCAACACGggtaataatcaatttaagagTTCGTCTGCTCGACAGGATgagaaaaataagaaaatagctGAGGAACAGAACGCCAGCATGACGAATGATAC aaaaactgTTGAGACTGAAGAAAAACCAGATACACCCAGTCAGTCGATTTCTCAATCGACTGCAAATGTATCGACTAGTGCGCCAGCAGAGAGTACATCAGCTAGTACTTCTAAAGAAACTGAATCCAAAGATGGGGACTCAGTTGAAGCAACAGATACTGTAAATAGCTCATTAAATG CAACTGCAAAGCCATCAAAAGAAgcagataatttaaaacgacCTCTAGTTGAAGAAGATGAAGAAGTTAAACCAAAAAAACGCAAAGAAGATAGCCAAAGTTCTAAAG gtaaaaatgaAGCTTCTAGTCCTAAACCTGATAGTGACGAGGATAAATCTGGTGGTTCTGGACCTTCTAATGCTGACAGTCCTGGAGGTGGCCCCAAAGTACCCCCATTAAAAATTGTGATACCTACTACTGATGCCGATACGGGTACAAGAACAAATGGCAAGAATGGTAATCGATCACATCATCATACAGCATTACCGTATGTAGTACCATCTGAAGAGTCACCACCGGCATCTAATCAGCCTAACTCACCTAAGTCTCCGCAAAAAGCAACTTCTGATACAATAGCTGTTGAAGAGCAAAAGTCTCCTCAAACCAGAGTATTACGGTCGTCTAACAGATGCGGCAGTAACAGTAGTGGTGCACCAAGTCGTGGTACTTCTCCAATTGTTCCTGATGAACAGTTGGCTCAAACTGCATCACCAGCTGCTGTGACAGTAGATGTAGGATCAGGTAACCCTTCTCCGTCTGCTACTCGTTCAGAACAAACTGAAAATGTATCGGCCAACATTTCTGGAGATGACAAACAGGCAACTACTACTGCTGCAGCTACTGCAACTACAACGTCTGAATCTACTGCAACTGCTGAATTGTCAGGTATGGAACTTCATCCTAGACGACGCAAATTGAAAGCTAGCCGTACTGAATCCGAAACTAGTGATACTTCATCTGCCGCCAATGTTACTACTGTAGAAACTAATCCGTCCGGCACAACCAGTGAACCTGCTCCAGTTACCAATTGCTATCagatgtttttaaacattagaaAACaa attGATAAGAGACGTAAGAATTTGTTTCCTGTGCAACCAAAACCACCATCTGGATTTAAAGACTATCTAATGAACAGATGCACGTATGTTTTGGCTGGTAATTCTAATAGCCGTGTAGTAAATACACAAACCCCATCACCAGCCAATTTACATGAACAGTTGAAAAAGCTGTTTGTTGAACAGGAAAAGGAGAGACAAAGACTTCGTGTACAG CACATagtagaaaaagaaaaattggtGTTGAGTGTTGAACAAGAGATACTCAGGGTTCATGGACGTGCAGCTCGTGCATTAGCTAATCAGCTTTTACCATTTTCTGTATGTACTATACTCAAGGATGATgaagtatataacattatgacaCCTGAGCAAGAAGAAGAGAAAGACAGACATGCAAGATCCCGTTACAATGGCCGTCTTTTTTTGTCATGGCTACAAGATGTAGATGACAAATGGGAAAAAATTAAg GAATCAATGTTACTGAGACATCACAATGAGGCAGAGAGTTTACATGCTGTACAAAAAATGGACTGGGGATGGAAGTTAAAAGAATTACagttatgtacctatagttCAGAACCCAATATTGATGAAGAGCATGTACCAATGGTTTTAGTCAGCGATGATTTCGATCTCTTGCCCGCCTAG